A region from the uncultured Macellibacteroides sp. genome encodes:
- a CDS encoding radical SAM peptide maturase, with protein sequence MIQTLLHTTENNNLYIYDDQRRLSMLVHPEIRKAYENSTDVNPYYLKKYEYLKDHSFFTEAKIANFEPVNESMIKENIIQTKQIVFEVTDSCNLSCTYCGYGEFYDVYDERNHNNINIRYAIKFLRYIFDLKLKSNKNKLMIGFYGGEPLLNINFIKQIIEVVNQLNAEKKMDIEYSMTTNATLIHKHINFLVANKFEILISLDGNEENHSYRVFSKNNKNSFRKVIENIDMIQKDYPVYFANYISFNAVLHNRNSVKEIYEFIYTRYNKISVISELLSSNIKPKKKEFFEKMYHSMRESEAEYQKEESSMIPATHYRSLMYDELDGFLKQLSINYYISNITSLFCSEEKYFPTDTCLPFSLKMFLTTHNRLLPCERINHKYSLGKVTENVLIDVHEITRQYNCYYNHLKKVCQYCYAYKYCGLCMFRIKNLEKLDTEKFVCDRFYDQMAFKNKLNRIFSFLEKYPKDFFHILEN encoded by the coding sequence ATGATACAGACTCTTCTTCATACGACAGAAAATAACAATTTATATATTTATGACGACCAACGAAGGCTATCAATGTTGGTACACCCAGAAATTAGAAAGGCATACGAAAACTCAACGGATGTTAATCCGTACTATTTGAAAAAATATGAGTATTTAAAGGATCATAGTTTCTTTACAGAGGCTAAAATTGCTAATTTCGAGCCAGTTAATGAATCAATGATTAAAGAGAATATTATTCAAACCAAACAGATTGTATTTGAAGTGACAGACTCTTGCAATCTAAGCTGCACTTATTGTGGGTATGGCGAATTTTATGATGTATATGATGAAAGAAATCACAACAATATAAATATCCGTTATGCGATAAAGTTTCTAAGGTACATTTTTGATCTTAAACTTAAAAGCAATAAAAACAAGCTAATGATAGGCTTTTATGGAGGAGAACCACTGCTGAATATTAATTTCATAAAACAAATTATAGAAGTAGTAAATCAATTAAACGCTGAAAAAAAAATGGATATTGAGTATTCCATGACTACAAATGCAACATTAATACATAAACACATTAACTTTTTGGTAGCGAATAAATTCGAAATATTGATTAGTTTAGACGGAAACGAAGAAAACCATAGTTACCGAGTCTTCAGTAAAAATAATAAAAACTCATTTCGAAAAGTAATTGAAAACATTGACATGATCCAAAAGGATTATCCAGTATATTTTGCTAATTATATAAGCTTTAATGCTGTCTTACATAATAGGAATTCCGTAAAAGAAATCTATGAATTTATTTATACTCGGTATAATAAAATTTCTGTAATTTCTGAATTACTCTCATCGAATATAAAACCAAAGAAAAAAGAATTTTTTGAAAAAATGTATCATAGCATGAGAGAAAGCGAAGCTGAATACCAAAAAGAAGAATCCAGCATGATTCCTGCTACACACTACCGATCATTGATGTATGATGAGTTAGATGGATTTTTGAAACAGCTTTCAATAAACTATTATATCTCAAATATTACTTCCTTATTTTGTTCTGAAGAAAAATATTTTCCAACGGATACATGTTTGCCTTTTTCGTTAAAAATGTTTTTAACTACTCATAATAGACTGTTGCCATGCGAAAGAATTAACCATAAATATTCGCTAGGAAAAGTGACTGAAAATGTGTTAATTGATGTTCATGAAATTACGAGACAATACAACTGTTATTATAATCATTTAAAAAAAGTTTGTCAATACTGTTATGCTTACAAATATTGTGGCTTATGCATGTTTAGAATAAAAAATCTAGAAAAATTGGATACAGAAAAGTTTGTTTGTGACAGATTTTATGATCAA